Proteins from a single region of Pelodiscus sinensis isolate JC-2024 chromosome 29, ASM4963464v1, whole genome shotgun sequence:
- the LOC102462232 gene encoding inactive phospholipase C-like protein 2, with amino-acid sequence MADGPRGGGSPGSGSGSSRENSAERSPVPAAPRASIMKDGSRQRPVQKKKTVSFSTMPNDRKINSTAACISFMLEGCEMKKVRSNSRMYSRFFLLEPDMRCLRWEPSKKDSEKAKIEIKSVKEVRVGKKTPVLRSNGLSDQFPDECAFSIIYGEKYESLDLVASSADVVNAWVMGLRYLVSYGKHTPEAPEAGHPSLRTAWISSVFDVADLEKAGRIPVARAVQLIKALNPGMKASTIEQKFKEMQKAGERSGSDVACDLFVEAYCDLCTRPEIFFLLVQFSSNKESLSLKDLLTFLEVEQGMEGVTEEMCLEIIGKYEPSSEGREKGYLAVDGFTRYLLSPDCSIFDPQHRRVCQDMTQPLSHYYISSAHGACLREDSSWGSAGLGGYVAALRMGCRSLELVVWDGPEGEPLVSGGRSAASRVAFRSAVGVIDRYAFEVSDYPLILCLAVRCSPAQQRLMAQCLRKTLGAKLYLDTPAPEEAFLPSPETLKGKILIKGRKLPPNCHESEGEVTDEEEGPEPWQRPGEADGQPPGGGGPRRLRLSRELSDLVGLCQAVPFRDFEASRRGQRYWELCSFSEVEAGRFASESPAELVSYNKRFLSRVYPSPLRIDASNMNPQDFWKCGCQMVAMNFQTPGLMMDLNTGWFRQNGACGYVLRPAVMREEVSYFSANAKDSLPGVPAQLLHLKVISGQNLPKPRGSGAKGDVVEPYVCAEIHGIPADCAERRTKTALQSGDNPVFEESLEFQVNLPELAVLRLVVLDDDYIGDEFIAQYTIPFECLQSGYRHLPLQSLAGDLLPHATLFVHVAVADRPGGGKGHRRGRPGRKGRRLREYTSTKATGIKAIDEVFRAAGQPLREATDLRENVQNALVSFKELCGLTPAATMKQCILTVAAWLLRSESAPSVTLNLGQQYPPMEAQGPVPELLRKVLTAYETTIQTSRTLIESADGVHSKLMQVQQAGMDFHKELHHLEAQEGLKGRKLQKALESFAWNITVLKGQADLLKHAKAEALDNLWQIHNAGQSCGIGRNGSASPDLGRGRVPLEPISETEGGSDTGSC; translated from the exons gatgGCTCTCGCCAGAGGCCGGTGCAGAAGAAGAAGACGGTGTCCTTCAGCACCATGCCCAACGACCGGAAGATCAACAGCACGGCCGCCTGCATCTCCTTCATGCTGGAGGGCTGCGAGATGAAGAAGGTGCGCTCCAACTCGCGCATGTACAGCCGCTTCTTCCTGCTGGAGCCCGACATGCGCTGTCTGCGCTGGGAGCCGTCCAAGAAAGACTCGGAGAAGGCCAAGATCGAGATCAAGTCGGTCAAGGAGGTGCGGGTGGGGAAGAAAACCCCCGTGCTGCGCAGCAACGGCCTCTCCGACCAGTTCCCGGATGAGTGCGCCTTCTCCATCATCTACGGCGAGAAGTACGAGTCCCTGGACCTGGTGGCTAGCTCGGCCGACGTGGTGAATGCCTGGGTGATGGGGCTGAGGTACTTGGTGTCCTACGGGAAGCACACGCCGGAGGCGCCAGAGGCGGGCCATCCCAGCCTCCGGACCGCCTGGATCTCCTCGGTCTTCGACGTCGCCGACCTGGAGAAGGCGGGGCGGATCCCCGTGGCCCGGGCCGTGCAGCTCATCAAGGCCCTGAACCCGGGCATGAAGGCCTCCACCATCGAGCAGAAGTTCAAGGAGATGCAGAAGGCCGGGGAGCGGTCGGGGAGCGACGTCGCCTGCGACCTTTTCGTGGAGGCCTACTGCGATCTCTGCACCCGGCCCGAGATCTTCTTCCTCCTGGTCCAGTTCTCCAGCAACAAGGAGTCGCTGAGCCTGAAGGACCTGCTCACCTTCCTGGAGGTGGAGCAGGGCATGGAGGGGGTGACGGAGGAGATGTGCCTGGAGATCATTGGCAAATACGAGCCCTCCAGCGAGGGCCGGGAGAAGGGCTACCTGGCTGTGGACGGCTTCACCCGCTACCTGCTCTCCCCCGACTGCTCCATCTTCGACCCGCAGCACCGCCGGGTGTGCCAGGACATGACGCAGCCCCTGTCCCACTACTACATCAGCTCGGCCCACGGCGCCTGCCTGCGGGAGGACAGCTCCTGGGGCAGCGCCGGGCTCGGCGGCTACGTCGCCGCCCTGCGCATGGGCTGCCGCAGCCTGGAGCTGGTGGTGTGGGACGGCCCGGAGGGCGAGCCCCTGGTCTCTGGGGGCCGCTCGGCCGCCTCCCGCGTGGCCTTCCGCAGCGCGGTGGGCGTGATCGACCGGTACGCCTTCGAGGTCTCCGACTACCCCCTCATCCTGTGCCTGGCCGTGCGCTGCTCCCCGGCCCAGCAGAGGCTGATGGCCCAGTGCCTGAGGAAAACCCTGGGCGCCAAGCTGTACCTGGACACCCCCGCCCCCGAGGAGGCCTTCCTGCCCTCCCCGGAGACACTCAAGGGCAAGATCCTCATCAAGGGCAGGAAGCTGCCGCCCAATTGCCACGAGAGCGAGGGGGAGGTGACGGACGAGGAGGAGGGCCCGGAGCCGTGGCAGCGGCCGGGCGAGGCCGACGGGCAGCCtcccggggggggcgggccaCGCAGGCTGCGGCTGAGCAGGGAGCTGTCGGACCTGGTGGGCCTGTGCCAGGCAGTGCCCTTCCGGGATTTCGAGGCCTCGCGGCGCGGGCAGCGGTACTGGGAGCTCTGCTCCTTCAGCGAGGTGGAGGCTGGGCGCTTCGCCAGCGAGTCCCCCGCGGAGCTGGTGAGCTACAACAAGCGGTTCCTGTCGCGggtctaccccagccctctgcgcATCGACGCCAGCAACATGAACCCGCAGGACTTCTGGAAGTGCGGCTGCCAGATGGTGGCCATGAACTTCCAGACGCCGGGGCTCATGATGGACCTGAACACGGGCTGGTTCCGGCAGAACGGGGCCTGCGGGTACGTGCTGCGCCCCGCCGTCATGCGGGAGGAGGTGTCCTACTTCAGCGCCAATGCCAAGGACTCGCTGCCCGGCGTGCCGGCCCAGCTGCTCCACCTCAAGGTGATCAGCGGGCAGAACCTGCCCAAGCCCCGGGGCTCGGGCGCCAAGGGCGACGTGGTGGAGCCCTACGTCTGTGCCGAGATCCACGGCATCCCGGCCGACTGCGCCGAGCGGCGCACCAAGACGGCGCTGCAGAGCGGGGACAACCCGGTCTTCGAGGAGAGCCTGGAGTTCCAGGTGAACCTGCCCGAGCTGGCCGTGCTGCGCCTGGTGGTGCTGGACGACGACTACATCGGGGACGAATTCATCGCCCAGTACACCATCCCCTTCGAGTGCCTGCAGAGCGGCTACCGCCACCTGCCCCTGCAGTCCCTGGCCGGGGACCTGCTGCCCCACGCCACCCTCTTCGTGCACGTGGCCGTCGCCGACCGGCCCGGCGGGGGCAAGGGGCACCGGCGGGGGCGTCCCGGGCGCAAGGGCCGGCGGCTGCGGGAATACACCTCCACCAAGGCCACGGGCATCAAGGCCATCGACGAGGTCTTCCGCGCGGCCGGCCAGCCGCTGCGCGAGGCCACCGACCTGCGGGAGAACGTCCAG AACGCCCTGGTCTCCTTCAAGGAGCTGTGCGGCCTGACGCCGGCGGCCACCATGAAGCAGTGCATCCTGACCGTGGCCGCCTGGCTGCTGCGCAGCGAAAGCGCCCCCAGCGTCACGCTGAACCTGGGCCAGCAGTACCCCCCCATGGAGGCCCAGGGGCCCGTCCCGGAGCTGCTCCGCAAAGTGCTCACCGCCTATGAGACC aCCATCCAGACCAGCCGGACCCTGATCGAATCGGCCGATGGCGTGCACAGCAAGCTGATGCAAGTCCAGCAAGCCG GGATGGATTTCCACAAGGAGCTGCACCACCTGGAAGCCCAGGAAGGGCTGAAGGGCAGGAAGCTGCAGAAGGCCCTGGAGAGTTTTGCCTGGAACATCACGGTGCTGAAG GGCCAGGCCGACCTCCTGAAGCACGCCAAAGCCGAGGCGCTGGACAACCTGTGGCAGATCCACAACGCGGGCCAGTCATGTGGCATCGGCAGGAACGGCTCCGCCTCCCCCGACCtcggccggggccgggtcccgctgGAGCCCATCTCTGAGACAGAAGGGGGCAGCGACACAGGGTCCTGCTGA